TCTGAAACATCACCTTCAGTAACAAACAGACATTGTTACAAGTGTTCCTCTGAGGGCCATTTTGCTCCTCAATGCCCAAATGTCAAAGATAAACTACCAAAACCCTCCATCAATTCACGAAAGGAGAAAAAGCATTACCATCGTAAGGGTATCCATAAAATCGGACTCACCCGCGACACAGAGTTACTTAGGCATTCTCCAgaattcgaagaagaaacgtCCGAGTATGACGAAGACACCACAAACTGGTGAACTAGTTGAAGATAACCAACATCTATTGATTGACTCTGGGGCCGCCATATCAGTAATTCGCGACCCAGGCCTCCTTCACAACATTAATAAACACCCCAATATAGGCATAGCTGACGCGCAAGATCGTGAGATCCCCATAAGTGTCAGTGGTGACCTACAGCTAAGCTTCCCGGGTACCTCCATTATCCACACACAGGCAGTGGCATCTACAGTGCCACATGTCGACATATTGAGCCTCCATGAGCTCCAAAAAAACGGAATCACCGTCgacttcaacaattccCAAGTAACTAATAATAAAGGGAAAATGGTAGCACGGATCAAAAAGATCGGACCTTACTATTGGATACCGGCAAAATATATCCATAAACCACACAAAAAGTTGAACGTCATGAACGTTCAAAAACAACCATTGTTCCCTATGGAATTTATACATCGGCTCCTAGGTCATGTCAACATTATAACTTTAAGAGATTCCATTAAGCAAGGGATGCTGACAAATTTATGCATGGATGACATAGATTGGTCCGGATACTCTAACTTCCAGTGTGAGGATTGTGTGAGtggaaaaagcaaaaagcACAAACACTTGGTGGGTTCCAGATTGACATACCAAAAATCCTATCAACCCTTCGAGTTCTTACACACCGATATTTTTGGACCTGTACCTCACATGCCCACATCGTCACCATCATACTTCATGGCATTCACAGATGAAGCCACGAGATTTAGATGGGTTTTTGGCTTGTGGAataaagaagctgaaaCGGTTACCTCAAAGTTTCGCGAACTGGTAAATATGGTTAAAACCCAGTTCAACACAAAGGTACGCAGCTTCCAAATGGATAGAGGATCAGAATATACTAATAATACAATTCGTAACTTCTTCAAGGAGTACGGAATAATCCCGTGCTACACTTCCGTAGGTGACTCAAAAGCAAACGGAGTAGCTGAACGCCTTAATTATACACTGCTCGATGATTGCCGGACACTGCTTCGCAGTAGCAATCTACCATTACATCTTTGGTTCTATGCAGTGCAGTTCTCGACGCTAATGAGGAACTCATTAATAACGTCCAGTGTTGGCACTTCCTCCAGGGCCAAAGCAGGCCTGACAGGACTAGATGTCAGCActattttaccatttggaCAACGTGTCATGGTAAATAATCCGCCAAAGAACAAACTTAGACCACGGGGTGTAGTGGGATTCGCACTCACACCATCCGCGGAATCCCATGGCTATCTAATATACATCCCATCGAAACATACCGTCACTGACACTACGAACTACCTGATAATTCGGGGTGATCCTCATGACAGGACAGATGACGCCGACGCAGTCATTGCTCCCCTACTTGATCAACTCGAAGCCAGACAGGACGGTGAATTCGATAATAATATGTCCACCCATTCGGGTGGTATGGAAATGGATGTGTCAATCCATTCGGGTGGTACCATTCACCAAAGGCCTGTATCACCAACCCCAACAGCCGATAACCTATCTACCTCGTCGGGTGGTAATGACCCTATCCAAACTGGAACCACAGATACAACTGAAGTCATACCAGAGTATATCCCCGAGGATAACAATGATTTTCTAGGACCAGACATCCATGATGATCCTCCTAAACATACCAGTGACGAGATCGCTGATGATATCGCGGAACATGGTTCTAACATGATCAATGAAGATCCCCGaatcaatcttcaaagcgCAAACCATGCTGTCACCTATGATAATACAGAAGGTGACGATCAGACCACGCAGCATGAACCAACGTCAAACCCCATAAATGATCCAGCAAACGATCATCCATCCTCCGCCATCATTGACAACACTAAGACACCGGATCCAATTCCCGATACCGTCTCAAGAAGACCCATCAACAATGACATTGACCCAAGCAGTGCAATTGCATCCACGGTCGGAATACAGGCATCTGCTTACGACGATGTTGCTCCTACTACGGTAAATGAGCGCACCACATCATCGACCTCCACAGCAGAACTCGATCCACTTCCCAGCGAGGAAGACTCCCCCGTACCAGAGAGTACTACTGTAGCAACTCCCGATAGCGAAACACCTGAGTCTATCTCCAATGTGGGTGGTAACGATCAGTCTCCAGAAGTCAATGCTAAAAGtttagaagaaagaaagaatagaatttttcagtaccGTAATGGCGACATCCCGAGGGTAAAGCCACCAagtacaaaaagaaaaagtagtTTAGCTCTaggtgaaattgaagataggACTCAACGCAAGAGACCAAAGCGTCATATACTTTATGTCAACGCAGTACACTCGAATCCAACTCCTCATGTTAAACCCTCCTTAAGTTACTATGAGGCAATTGTCAATAacgatgataaaaatgatgcaaaaggGTACAACGAAGCCTACATGAAGGAATATGaccaattgatcaaaatgaagacCTGGGATCCTAACAAACctataaatgaaaagacGATCCCTAGACAACAAATAATAAACTCcatgtttattttcaacactaAGAGAGATGGAAGGAAGAAATGCAGATTCGTTGCAAGAGGTGACCAGCAGAAGGCTGGAACTTACAAAGAAGACCTCAAAGCAAACACGGTACATCATTACGCACTGATGACCAGTCTCAACATAGCACTagacaagaaaatgtttatcACCCAACTAGACATATCCTCAGCGTACCTATACGctgaattggaagaagatctgTACATCAGAGCACCTCCACACATGAAGCTCCAAGGAAAAGCATTCAAGTTGAACAAGTCACTATATGGACTTAAGCAGAGCGGAGCGAACTGGTACAAGATGCTTGGCAGTTACTTAACCAACTCTTGCAACATGACAGAATTAACCGGTTGGCCATGCGtgttcaaagatgaaaatgaatgtttTGTATGCCTCTTTGTAGACGACATGATCGT
This Zygotorulaspora mrakii chromosome 5, complete sequence DNA region includes the following protein-coding sequences:
- a CDS encoding uncharacterized protein (Ty-like element, ribosomal frameshifting), producing MPVINTLVYTQGYTYPYPWPNPSPPMAPPMGNGMFNWNMNTDGRKYIPATTYETFIYHQKLLNDQFKQYRKFYDQRSEDDTTSESAKESNNEQVLPDLDEISNPSEFPRCMRSFKRFLEDNKLGDIIPDRLNESERDATKSEKAFIINSFKTYVKETAYPKSVKDAIKRGHDLFRIILCHVSEDSNLRSAIWRELTTISYDGSEDSYYYTSRVKELYSQLKATNSNIPEEIICEYLLKNLHGQYAKIRENHYLEYDLNTIAGISKCVLRTYDRLIKYKKHTSETSPSVTNRHCYKCSSEGHFAPQCPNVKDKLPKPSINSRKEKKHYHRKGIHKIGLTRDTELLGILQNSKKKRPSMTKTPQTGELVEDNQHLLIDSGAAISVIRDPGLLHNINKHPNIGIADAQDREIPISVSGDLQLSFPGTSIIHTQAVASTVPHVDILSLHELQKNGITVDFNNSQVTNNKGKMVARIKKIGPYYWIPAKYIHKPHKKLNVMNVQKQPLFPMEFIHRLLGHVNIITLRDSIKQGMLTNLCMDDIDWSGYSNFQCEDCVSGKSKKHKHLVGSRLTYQKSYQPFEFLHTDIFGPVPHMPTSSPSYFMAFTDEATRFRWVFGLWNKEAETVTSKFRELVNMVKTQFNTKVRSFQMDRGSEYTNNTIRNFFKEYGIIPCYTSVGDSKANGVAERLNYTLLDDCRTLLRSSNLPLHLWFYAVQFSTLMRNSLITSSVGTSSRAKAGLTGLDVSTILPFGQRVMVNNPPKNKLRPRGVVGFALTPSAESHGYLIYIPSKHTVTDTTNYLIIRGDPHDRTDDADAVIAPLLDQLEARQDGEFDNNMSTHSGGMEMDVSIHSGGTIHQRPVSPTPTADNLSTSSGGNDPIQTGTTDTTEVIPEYIPEDNNDFLGPDIHDDPPKHTSDEIADDIAEHGSNMINEDPRINLQSANHAVTYDNTEGDDQTTQHEPTSNPINDPANDHPSSAIIDNTKTPDPIPDTVSRRPINNDIDPSSAIASTVGIQASAYDDVAPTTVNERTTSSTSTAELDPLPSEEDSPVPESTTVATPDSETPESISNVGGNDQSPEVNAKSLEERKNRIFQYRNGDIPRVKPPSTKRKSSLALGEIEDRTQRKRPKRHILYVNAVHSNPTPHVKPSLSYYEAIVNNDDKNDAKGYNEAYMKEYDQLIKMKTWDPNKPINEKTIPRQQIINSMFIFNTKRDGRKKCRFVARGDQQKAGTYKEDLKANTVHHYALMTSLNIALDKKMFITQLDISSAYLYAELEEDLYIRAPPHMKLQGKAFKLNKSLYGLKQSGANWYKMLGSYLTNSCNMTELTGWPCVFKDENECFVCLFVDDMIVLSKDIKAANKLVKTLKKKFETKVIHDGKLDENNMATYDILGLEIEYTFGKKMTIGMENSLTEKLPHLGFDIEKDNKKFLVPGTPGEHIHKDNLVVEEDDYKEKVKQMQKAIGLLSYVGYKYRFDILYYVNILAQHTLYPSEQVEKLTKQLLNFVWQSKHKKLIWHANKHTKTNRITAITDASFANEEVFRSQLGHYYCLNGKVIGGRSSSEKLRVISSTEAEIYAVSESVPMLQGLACLVKQIDPSSSLRSKILTDSKPTISIVEDQSEDSRAFRNRFFGTRAFRLRDEARRNDMKFEYIKTEDYLERMLSSALSIVTWFDIDDNAMIFNYRDI